The Tubulanus polymorphus chromosome 3, tnTubPoly1.2, whole genome shotgun sequence nucleotide sequence atgaattatcccTTGGCAAGTcccattttgaaaacttagtataaagatgatttttttttagagGGAGAATTTGAAAGATGGTGAAGGTGATGGCGAGGAGGATAGATCtgataatgaagatgagaaaCCTCAGATTGTGGTATTAAAAGCTGGTGATTTAACAGCGGAGGAAGTTCACGGTATCAAACACGTCCCCGGAGATGATCGAACTAGCAGTGATTCTATAGGTAAAATCAGCTCGATGCTTAAAACAATGTCAACACTTTTAGTTAGATTAGAACTAcatgtacagtcaaccccgGATATACCGCCgaccacatcggtgcagaatgattttggcggtatagagaatatggcggtatatcgggggtgttttactatgtatttgtatcgagatgtacattgaggaAACCTGGTGGTAGGCGAgggtggcggtatatgggGCGGTTGGCTGTATATCTAAATTACCTACTTAAAATCACATGTCTACAATTTAAGACGCTTGCAAGAAATCCTCATTAAATGGAAGACACCAAAGACAGTCAAGTTATTGGTTCTTAGAACATGTACTACACTGGTCTGTCTATGACTTGTTTGTTAAAAACACTATCACCTTACATTCACAATGTACATTTATCGGTAGAGTTAGACACAGAAATTTTAAGAGTCTGGACTTATAATCAGTTATTCTACATTAGGATCGAAACAAATGGgtgatttttatttgaattgaagcaatcaaaattatcaaaaatttcaacCTCCCTCCCCCCACCGGTATGAAGGTTTTCAAAGGTTTTTATGAATGTTACCTGGGATTAATTAACCGAGGTAGTTTTGATGACATTTTTCAGAATCtggaaagattaaattcaagaAACCGATGAAACGATCGAGCGACGATGATTCCTGTTCAAACGATCTGAAAATATCTTCAtcgaagaaaaagaaagaggaACTACTGAGAGCAGCGGACGAAACATCGAAAAAACATTCGCGGAAAGCTGTGAAAAATTCCTCTCTTCTCTCGTtcggtgatgatgatgaagaggAGGAAACCGAGGATGATTGACCGAGCTATAGAGGAATTTCGAGGATATCGAAGTGCTACTGGTTATGTTTTATCAGTGAGGAATATAAGTTATATCGCAGTGGATAATCTGTGATCAGAACCTGTCGAGTGTAACACTTGTTAGCTAGCAAGCTGAGAATGCTACTGTGGCAGTAGAGGATTATTCCTCTGGCAGTAGAGGATCAGTTGATTTATGGAAGTGTAaaaaaagagtaaaacaaCTAGATATGCTTTTTGTGatgttttgatgaataaatttttgTTAATGAAGTAGGCACATACTACCGAGTATCTTGATATTGAAGAGAATGGACAGGGGGCAGGTTCCTTTGTGATCCTTTGTGAGAGGATAGATAGATTCTTCACCAAAGTTTGGCCTTGGCTTTATTTGGACCTGCCCCCTTTTGGGCCCTGGGGGGTTGACCcagcagttccacagttttgagttagGGATTTGACTATATTGATAGTTttacatcgaaaatgaatcaattttagCTCACATTTAACTCAACTCCTAACTGTGGTCCATCGAACTGAAATCAGCATTATTGGTAGGTCAGACCCGCAGTGttgggggtcattcatttattacgtacacattaggggagggggagggggttagtgcaattgcgtactgtaatgcttaatgtatatgaaaaaatggccaattttgtgtacagagggggagggggggttgaaaatttcaaattttatgcgtacgtaataaatgaattatcccTTGGCAAGTcccattttgaaaacttagtataaagatgatttttttttagagGGAGAATTTGAAAGATGGTGAAGGTGATGGCGAGGAGGATAGATCtgataatgaagatgagaaaCCTCAGATTGTGGTATTAAAAGCTGGTGATTTAACAGCGGAGGAAGTTCACGATATCAAACACGTCCCCGCAGATGATCGAACTAGCAGTGATTCTATAGGTAAAATCAGCTCGATGCTTAAAACAATGTCAACATTTTTAGTTAGATTAGAACTAcatgtacagtcaaccccgGATATACCgccgcccacatcggtgcagaatgattttggtggtatagagagtatggcggtatatcgggggtgttttactatgtatttgtatcgagatgtacattgaggaAACCTGGTggtaggcgggggtggcggtatatgggGCGGTTGGCTATATATCTAAATTACCTACTTAAAATCACATGTCTACAATTTAAGACGCTTGCAAGAAATCCTCATTAAATGGAAGACACCAAAGACAGTCAAGTTATTGGTTCTTAGAACATGTACTACACTGGCTTGTCTATGACTTGTTTGTTAAAAACACTATCACCTTACATACACAATGTACATTTATCGGTAGAGTTAGACACAGAAATTTTAAGAGTCTGGACTTATAATCAGTTATTCTACATTAGGATCGAAACAAATGGgtgatttttatttgaattgaagcaatcaaaattatcaaaaatttcaacctcccccccccccaccggTATGAAGGTTTTCAAAGGTTTTTATGAATGTTACCTGGGATTAATTAACCGAGGTAGTTTTGATGACATTTTTCAGAATCtggaaagattaaattcaagaAACCGATGAAACGATCGAGCGATGATGATTCATGTTCAAACGATCTGAAAATATCTTCAtcgaagaaaaagaaagaggaACTACTGAGAGCAGCGGACGAAACATCGAAAAAACATTCGCGGAAAGCTGTGAAAAATTCCTCTCTTCTCTCGTTcggcgatgatgatgaagaggAGGAAACCGAGGATGATTGACCGAGCTATAGAGGAATTTCGAGGATATCGAAGTGCTACTGGTTATGTTTTATCAGTGAGGAATATAAGTTATATCGCAGTGGATAATCCGTGATCAGAACCTGTCGAGTGTAACACTTGTTAGCTAGCAAGCTGAGAATGCTACTGTGGCAGTAGAGGATTCTTCCTCTGGCAGTAGAGGATCAGTTGATTTATGGAAGTGTAAAAAAAGTGTAAAACAACTAGATATGCTTTTTGTGatgttttgatgaataaatttttgTTAATGAAGTAGGCATATACTACCGAGTATCTTGATATTGAAGAGAATGGACAGGGGGCAGATTCCTTTGTGATCCTGATTGCATGTGGACCGTCGTCGCAGATCACTATTA carries:
- the LOC141901565 gene encoding uncharacterized protein KIAA1143 homolog; translated protein: MFYQENLKDGEGDGEEDRSDNEDEKPQIVVLKAGDLTAEEVHDIKHVPADDRTSSDSIESGKIKFKKPMKRSSDDDSCSNDLKISSSKKKKEELLRAADETSKKHSRKAVKNSSLLSFGDDDEEEETEDD